One genomic segment of Impatiens glandulifera chromosome 6, dImpGla2.1, whole genome shotgun sequence includes these proteins:
- the LOC124942889 gene encoding upstream activation factor subunit UAF30-like, with protein sequence MAIPLGMSSTFLFRVDATMMTKTTTSFPSSSPSLLRRRSFSVAATATTEKTTAKREPRGIMKPRRVSPEMQDFLGGVPEIARTQVLKEIWAYIKHHNLQDPENKKIIICDDNLKKIFSDKEQVGFLEIAKLIGPHFL encoded by the exons ATGGCGATTCCTCTTGGAATGTCCTCAACCTTCTTATTCAGAGTCGATGCCACGATGATGACGAAGACGACGACGTCGTTTCCGTCTTCTTCTCCGTCGCTGCTGCGGCGGCGCTCCTTCTCCGTCGCTGCAACGGCGACGACGGAGAAAACAACAGCGAAGCGAGAGCCAAGAGGAATCATGAAGCCACGGAGAGTGTCTCCAGAAATGCAGGATTTCCTCGGCGGAGTACCTGAAATCGCTAGAACTCAAGTGCTAAAGGAGATTTGGGCTTACATCAAACACCATAATCTTCAG GATCCAGAGAATAAGAAGATTATAATATGTGATGATAACCTCAAGAAGATATTCAGTGACAAGGAACAGGTAGGGTTTCTAGAGATTGCAAAGCTCATTGGTCCACACTTTCTGTAG
- the LOC124942888 gene encoding probable protein phosphatase 2C 63, whose translation MSMIRSMYRCFGRRGGDGLMWQMELKPHASGDFSIAVVQANSSLEDQSQVFTSPSATYVGVYDGHGGPEASRFVNRHLLPYLQKFSSEQGGLSADVIKKAFHATEEDFLHLVKRSFPVRPRIASVGSCCLVGAIANNVLYVANLGDSRAVLGRRSPGKVVAERLSNDHNVAYEEVRKEVKELHPDDSAIVVYCRGVWRIKGIIQVSRSIGDVYLKKPEYHPFGNIGPMRRPALSAEPSIHIRELRSDDLFLIFASDGLWEHLTDEEAVEIVYTSPRSGVAKRLVGAALQGAAKKREISYDDIKKLEKGVRRHFHDDITVIVMYLDNQDQDLFSPSNRKSNKKGIFTSPPMDIYSNT comes from the exons ATGAGTATGATCCGATCAATGTATAGATGTTTCGGCCGACGAGGAGGCGACGGTCTCATGTGGCAAATGGAATTGAAACCACATGCTTCAGGCGATTTCTCCATCGCCGTTGTTCAAGCCAATTCTAGCCTTGAGGATCAGAGTCAAGTCTTCACTTCGCCGTCGGCTACTTACGTTGGTGTTTACGACGGCCATGGCGGTCCAGAAGCTTCTCGTTTCGTTAATCGACATCTCTTACCATATCTTCAAA AATTTTCGAGTGAGCAAGGAGGATTATCAGCTGATGTGATTAAGAAAGCATTTCACGCAACAGAAGAGGATTTTCTTCATCTAGTGAAGAGATCTTTTCCAGTACGACCGCGAATTGCTTCAGTTGGATCATGTTGTCTAGTAGGTGCTATTGCAAACAATGTTTTATACGTAGCGAATCTAGGTGATTCGAGAGCTGTTCTTGGCAGAAGATCTCCCGGTAAGGTTGTTGCTGAACGATTGTCAAATGATCATAATGTAGCTTATGAGGAGGTGAGGAAGGAGGTGAAGGAACTTCATCCTGATGATTCCGCCATCGTTGTTTATTGTCGTGGAGTTTGGAGAATCAAAGGGATAATTCAG GTATCAAGATCGATAGGAGATGTTTATTTGAAGAAACCTGAGTATCATCCATTTGGTAATATTGGTCCAATGAGACGACCAGCATTATCTGCAGAACCTTCAATTCACATTAGAGAGTTGAGATCTGATGATCTATTTCTGATATTTGCATCTGATGGACTTTGGGAACATTTAACTGATGAAGAAGCTGTAGAAATTGTATACACTAGCCCGAGATCT GGAGTAGCGAAAAGATTGGTTGGGGCGGCACTTCAAGGAGCGGcaaagaagagagaaataagTTACGACGATATAAAGAAACTCGAGAAAGGGGTAAGACGTCATTTTCACGATGATATCACTGTGATTGTCATGTACCTTGATAATCAAGATCAAGATCTTTtttctccttctaatagaaaatcTAATAAGAAAGGCATCTTTACTAGCCCTCCCATGGATATTTACTCAAACACTTAA
- the LOC124941701 gene encoding PXMP2/4 family protein 4-like — MNANFLRNGLKRSGYYSIYHNFLYRQSTLKLNGAPITRQQTRAFFKSSNFSIFRKTKDLEWSPPSNRICSLSCSKIGIVGWYLGMINARPVLTKSVTSCLIYAAADLSSQTICETSYDFSRTLRMGMYGLFISGSTLHYWYNFMSRILPKRNTMASLKKMFLGQAVYGPIMTAVFFSTNAALQGESYGEIVARLKRDMIPTLLNGVMYWPLCDFLTFKFIPVHLQPLVSNSFSYLWSIYLTYMASLEKPSLVVTES, encoded by the exons ATGAATGCAAATTTCCTAAGGAATGGCTTAAAGAGGAGTGGTTATTATTCAATCTACCACAATTTCCTTTACAGACAATCAACGTTGAAGTTGAACGGAGCTCCGATTACCCGTCAACAAACAAGGGCTTTTTTCAAATCCTcgaatttctccattttcagGAAAACCAAAGATCTTGAATGGTCTCCTCCTTCCAATCGAATTTGTTCTTTATCATGTTCAAAGATTGGAATCGTGGGTTGGTACTTGGGGATGATAAATGCTCGTCCTGTTCTCACTAAAAGTGTCACTTCTTGCCTAATTTATGCCGCCGCCGACTTATCATCTCAG ACAATTTGCGAGACAAGTTATGATTTCTCGAGAACATTACGAATGGGGATGTATGGACTGTTTATTTCGGGATCAACACTTCATTATTGGTACAACTTTATGTCGAGGATCCTCCCTAAACGAAATACGATGGCAtcattgaagaaaatgtttCTAGGTCAAGCCGTATATGGTCCAATTATGACTGCTGTTTTCTTTTCAACAAATGCAGCATTGCAAG GGGAAAGTTACGGTGAAATTGTCGCGAGATTGAAGAGAGATATGATTCCAACATTGTTGAATGGCGTTATGTACTGGCCATTGTGTGATTTTCTAACATTCAAATTCATCCCAGTTCACTTACAG CCGCTGGTGAGCAACTCGTTTTCTTACTTATGGTCTATCTATTTGACATACATGGCTAGTTTAGAGAAACCGAGTTTGGTTGTAACTGAATCGTGA
- the LOC124941700 gene encoding uncharacterized protein LOC124941700 yields MVNNQHYSRIDILELKDHIVRKIGHLRTEKYFDQLKRFFSFKITKTVFNRSCLRIIGRENISLHNQLIQSIHKNACLSKVPPIQRKSRTPIDKDRKFPNLQAPTEIHSLGSRPPIEVASVEDGEEVEQVAISPGIQSRSPPVTAPIGISMKVVPRRTTFAGSKLPLGNCENSCELPDSRSLRSRLERELCAKGITVSMDCVNLLNTGLDAYLKRLIEPCVGLAKSRCKMENRSKLMNHRRISYGPNGCVLGRYVQMVLPQPFSASMMDLRVSLQSNRRNLGEDWPMQFERASSLQDLERI; encoded by the coding sequence ATGGTGAATAACCAGCACTATTCTCGAATCGATATTCTAGAGTTGAAAGATCACATTGTAAGGAAAATTGGTCATCTAAGAACAGAAAAGTATTTCGATCAGCTTAAGAGATTCTTCAGTTTCAAGATTACCAAGACAGTATTCAATAGGTCATGTTTACGAATAATAGGAAGAGAAAACATTTCCCTTCACAATCAACTTATTCAATCCATTCACAAGAATGCTTGTCTTTCGAAAGTCCCTCCAATCCAACGAAAGAGTAGAACACCCATTGATAAAGATCGCAAATTTCCAAACCTCCAAGCCCCGACTGAGATCCATTCTCTAGGGAGTAGACCGCCAATTGAAGTTGCTTCAGTTGAAGATGGAGAAGAAGTTGAACAGGTTGCAATAAGTCCCGGGATTCAAAGTAGAAGTCCTCCTGTTACAGCTCCTATTGGTATTTCAATGAAAGTTGTCCCTAGAAGAACAACTTTCGCGGGTTCTAAACTACCATTGGGAAATTGTGAAAACAGCTGTGAACTGCCTGATAGTAGATCTTTGAGGAGTCGATTAGAACGAGAATTGTGTGCTAAAGGGATTACTGTTTCGATGGATTGTGTCAATTTATTGAATACTGGGTTGGATGCTTATCTTAAGAGATTGATTGAACCATGTGTTGGATTGGCGAAATCGAGATGCAAAATGGAGAACCGCAGTAAGTTGATGAATCATAGAAGGATTAGTTATGGACCTAATGGTTGTGTTCTTGGGAGGTATGTCCAGATGGTTTTGCCCCAGCCTTTTTCGGCTTCAATGATGGATTTACGTGTCTCGCTTCAATCGAATCGTCGTAACCTTGGTGAAGATTGGCCTATGCAATTTGAAAGAGCTTCTTCCTTGCAGGATTTAGAGAGGATTTGa
- the LOC124942518 gene encoding 40S ribosomal protein S29, giving the protein MGHSNVWNSHPKNYGPGSRTCRVCGNPHGLIRKYGLMCCRQCFRSNAKEIGFIKYK; this is encoded by the exons ATGGGTCACTCTAACGTTTGGAACTCTCATCCGAAGAATTACGGACCTGGATCTCGTACCTG CCGTGTCTGTGGAAACCCACACGGTTTGATCAGGAAGTATGGGCTTATGTGCTGCAGGCAGTGTTTCCGCAGCAACGCCAAGGAAATTGGATTCATCAAG TACAAGTAA